From the genome of Novosphingobium sp. TH158, one region includes:
- a CDS encoding FKBP-type peptidyl-prolyl cis-trans isomerase: MTEITRVPLQPIAKGALGKMWLGVAAAVALGGGLAWATTRGYDTLEGGVQIITVKAGEGDSPKTSDVALINYKGMLKDGTVFDEGKQAPLPLQGVIPGFTTALSAMQKGGKYKIEIPAEQGYGENSTGPIPPNSDLIFEVELLGFMDFQQFQMQQAMMQMRQQQMQQQRGGKGGSQGAPLPEGAPGAEPR, translated from the coding sequence ATGACCGAAATTACCCGCGTTCCGCTCCAGCCCATCGCCAAGGGTGCGCTCGGCAAGATGTGGCTTGGTGTCGCTGCCGCCGTGGCGCTTGGTGGCGGCCTCGCCTGGGCGACGACCCGCGGCTATGACACGCTGGAAGGCGGCGTGCAGATCATCACCGTCAAGGCCGGCGAAGGCGATTCGCCCAAGACCAGCGACGTGGCCCTGATCAATTACAAGGGCATGCTCAAGGACGGCACCGTGTTCGACGAGGGCAAGCAGGCCCCGCTGCCGCTGCAGGGCGTGATCCCCGGTTTCACCACCGCGCTTTCCGCCATGCAGAAGGGCGGCAAGTACAAGATCGAGATTCCGGCCGAACAGGGCTATGGCGAGAATTCCACCGGCCCGATCCCGCCCAACAGCGACCTGATCTTCGAGGTTGAGCTGCTTGGCTTCATGGATTTCCAGCAGTTCCAGATGCAGCAGGCGATGATGCAGATGCGCCAGCAGCAGATGCAGCAGCAGCGCGGCGGCAAGGGCGGCTCGCAGGGCGCGCCGCTGCCAGAAGGCGCCCCCGGCGCAGAGCCGCGCTGA
- the rpsU gene encoding 30S ribosomal protein S21 produces the protein MQILVRDNNVDQALRALKKKLQREGVYREMKLRRHYEKPSEKRAREKAAAVRRARKMERKRLERDGVK, from the coding sequence ATGCAGATTCTCGTTCGCGACAATAACGTCGACCAGGCCCTTCGTGCGCTCAAGAAGAAGCTGCAGCGTGAAGGCGTCTACCGCGAGATGAAGCTGCGCCGTCACTATGAAAAGCCCTCGGAAAAGCGCGCCCGCGAAAAGGCCGCTGCCGTGCGCCGCGCCCGCAAGATGGAGCGCAAGCGCCTGGAACGCGACGGCGTAAAGTAA
- the gatC gene encoding Asp-tRNA(Asn)/Glu-tRNA(Gln) amidotransferase subunit GatC, with amino-acid sequence MSVDTATVAKIAALARLKVSEAELEAMVPELNGILAWVEQLGEVDVSGVEPMTAVIPNTLRLRDDVVNADPLTGGGVRDAVLANAPAAEHGFFGVPKVIE; translated from the coding sequence ATGTCGGTCGATACTGCCACGGTGGCCAAGATCGCCGCTTTGGCCCGCCTGAAGGTTTCCGAAGCAGAGCTTGAGGCCATGGTGCCCGAGCTTAACGGCATCCTGGCCTGGGTCGAACAGCTCGGTGAAGTCGATGTTTCCGGGGTCGAGCCGATGACGGCGGTGATCCCCAACACGCTGCGCTTGCGCGATGACGTGGTGAACGCCGATCCGCTGACCGGCGGCGGCGTGCGCGATGCGGTGCTGGCCAATGCCCCGGCAGCCGAACACGGGTTCTTCGGCGTGCCCAAGGTGATCGAATAA